One window from the genome of Balaenoptera musculus isolate JJ_BM4_2016_0621 chromosome 3, mBalMus1.pri.v3, whole genome shotgun sequence encodes:
- the LOC118892210 gene encoding translation initiation factor IF-2-like encodes MGSSGARVRRDGLGAVAHSAPKPAAGVTASPGGGPFMRCRPSRRRRHRGSCLFLLGSAPPPQPPRIPPPGSKSPGLGLGRRLWVGRSEGLLAAGGPMDARAGGAAGVGQAERGVGPGRGAGRESGDWRAGEGGLGRAGGGGIRAAPVSTLRAVAVAATAAETMTPRSARRRSRETCGTLKIID; translated from the exons ATGGGGAGTTCCGGAGCGCGGGTCCGGCGGGACGGACTTGGGGCCGTGGCCCACTCGGCTCCTAAGCCTGCCGCAGGGGTCACCGCATCACCCGGCGGCGGCCCCTTTATGCGCTGCCGcccgagccgccgccgccgccaccgcggTAGCTGCCTCTTCCTTCTAGGCTCAGCGCCGCCTCCTCAGCCGCCGCGGATCCCTCCGCCAGGGAGCAAGAGCCCAGGCCTCGGGCTCGGCCGGCGCCTCTGGGTCGGACGGTCAGAGGGACTGCTTGCTGCAGGTGGACCGATGGACGCGCGGGCGGGCGGCGCCGCCGGGGTGGGGCAGGCGGAGCGCGGGGTGGGCCCAGGCCGAGGGGCAGGTCGGGAGAGCGGGGATTGGCGGgccggggagggagggctgggccgCGCCGGCGGCGGAGGGATACGGGCCGCCCCTGTGAGTACCTTACGTGCTGTCGCCGTCGCCGCCACGGCCGCCGAGACGATGACGCCGCGAAGCGCAAGGAGGAGATCTCGCGAGACCTGTG gGACCTTGAAGATCATCGATTAA